The following are encoded in a window of Cervus canadensis isolate Bull #8, Minnesota chromosome 11, ASM1932006v1, whole genome shotgun sequence genomic DNA:
- the LOC122450604 gene encoding RNA polymerase II subunit A C-terminal domain phosphatase SSU72-like has protein sequence MPSYPLSVAVVCMSNMNRSMEAHRILRRKGFRVRSFGAGSRVRLPGTARNLQVVYDFSTTYEEMRKDLVRKARERYNSNGILHILGRNERIKPRPERFQECRDRFDVIFTCEESVYDRVVEELWVREQETCQPVHVINVDMDDTAEDATLGAFIICELCERLQQADDLEDSLVEVLLAAERKTGKSFLHTVCFY, from the coding sequence ATGCCCTCGTATCCGCTCAGCGTGGCTGTGGTCTGCATGAGCAACATGAACAGGAGCATGGAGGCCCACCGCATCCTCAGGAGGAAAGGATTCCGAGTCAGGTCCTTCGGAGCTGGATCTCGAGTCAGGCTCCCAGGAACTGCACGCAACCTCCAGGTGGTTTACGATTTCTCCACCACCTACGAGGAGATGCGCAAGGACCTTGTGCGCAAAGCCCGAGAACGCTATAACAGCAATGGCATCTTGCACATCTTGGGAAGAAACGAGAGAATCAAGCCTCGCCCGGAAAGATTTCAAGAGTGCCGAGATCGCTTTGATGTCATCTTCACCTGTGAGGAGAGCGTCTACGACAGGGTGGTGGAGGAGCTGTGGGTCCGGGAGCAGGAGACCTGCCAGCCTGTGCACGTGATCAACGTGGACATGGACGACACCGCGGAGGACGCCACCCTGGGGGCCTTTATCATCTGCGAGCTCTGCGAGCGCCTCCAGCAGGCGGACGACCTGGAGGACTCTCTGGTCGAGGTGCTCCTGGCAGCCGAGCGCAAAACTGGCAAGAGCTTTCTGCACACGGTCTGCTTCTACTGA
- the LOC122450606 gene encoding RNA polymerase II subunit A C-terminal domain phosphatase SSU72-like codes for MPSSPLRVAVVCMSNVNRSMEAHRVLRKNGFHVRSFGAGSHVRLPGGARNPPVLYDFSTSYKKMHSDLSLKDQKHYKRNGVLHILKRNERIKPGPERFQECPDPFDVIFTCGERAYNRVVADLCARDQETWQPVLVVNVDIDDTLEAASLGASIICELCQGLQQADDMQSRLAELLQAAKEKTGRSFLHTVCFY; via the coding sequence atgccctcctccccgcTCAGGGTGGCTGTGGTCTGCATGAGCAATGTCAACAGGAGCATGGAAGCCCACCGCGTCCTCAGGAAGAACGGGTTCCATGTCAGGTCTTTTGGAGCCGGATCCCACGTGAGGCTCCCAGGAGGGGCACGCAACCCACCCGTGCTCTATGACTTCTCCACGTCCTATAAGAAGATGCACAGCGACCTCTCCTTGAAAGACCAAAAGCACTACAAAAGGAATGGAGTCTTACACATCCTGAAGAGAAATGAGAGAATCAAGCCTGGCCCAGAAAGGTTTCAAGAGTGCCCAGATCCCTTTGATGTCATCTTCACCTGTGGGGAGAGAGCCTATAACCGGGTGGTGGCCGACCTGTGCGCCAGGGATCAGGAGACCTGGCAGCCTGTGCTGGTCGTCAACGTGGACATAGACGACACCCTGGAGGCAGCCAGCCTTGGAGCCTCGATCATCTGTGAGCTCTGCCAGGGTCTCCAGCAGGCAGATGACATGCAAAGTCGTCTGGCCGAGCTGCTCcaggcagcaaaggagaaaacaggaAGGAGCTTTCTGCACACGGTCTGCTTCTACTGA
- the LOC122450588 gene encoding olfactory receptor 52B4-like produces MTSFNHTGVSHTVFYFVGIPGLEDQHVWISIPFFMSYVIALLGNSLLIFIILTKRNLHEPMYLFLCMLSGADLVLSTCTVPQALAIFWFNAREISLDRCITQLFFIHSTFISESGILLVMAFDRYIAICYPLRYTTILTHTLIGKIGVTIFLRSYGTIFPIIFLLKRLTFCKSNIFPTTVCEHIAVAKFSCDDIRVNFWYGFFVLLSTVTLDVVLIFVSYMLILRAVFRIPSRDARHKTLNTCGSHVCVIILFYGPGIFSAFTPRFAHHILPHVHILLANVCILAPTMLNPIIYGIKTKQIRDQVSQVLCQKKI; encoded by the coding sequence ATGACTTCCTTTAACCATACCGGTGTTAGCCACACAGTCTTCTACTTTGTGGGCATCCCTGGCCTTGAGGACCAGCATGTGTGGATCTCCATCCCCTTCTTCATGTCCTATGTCATCGCCCTGCTTGGGAACAGCCTGCTCATCTTCATTATCCTCACAAAGCGCAACCTCCATGAACCCATGTACCTCTTCCTCTGCATGCTGTCTGGAGCAGACCTTGTCCTCTCCACATGCACAGTCCCTCAGGCTTTGGCCATCTTCTGGTTCAATGCGAGGGAGATCTCCCTGGATCGCTGCATCACTCAactcttcttcatccattccacCTTCATCTCAGAGTCAGGGATCTTGTTGGTGATGGCATTTGACCGCTACATTGCCATATGCTACCCACTGAGATACACCACTATTCTTACACATACACTGATAGGGAAAATCGGTGTGACTATCTTTTTGAGAAGTTATGGCACAATTTTCCCAATAATATTTCTTCTGAAAAGGCTAACTTTTTGTAAAAGTAACATTTTTCCAACCACTGTTTGTGAACACATCGCCGTGGCCAAATTTTCCTGTGATGACATACGAGTAAACTTCTGGTATGGATTTTTTGTCCTATTGTCAACAGTGACCTTAGATGTTGTGCTAATATTTGTATCATATATGCTTATTCTCCGTGCTGTCTTCCGCATCCCTTCTCGAGATGCTCGCCACAAAACTCTCAATACATGTGGCTCCCATGTCTGTGTCATCATACTCTTTTATGGACCTGGGATCTTCTCAGCTTTCACGCCTCGATTTGCACATCATATCTTACCCCATGTCCATATCTTACTGGCCAATGTCTGCATTCTGGCTCCTACTATGTTGAATCCCATCATTTATGGGATCAAAACTAAACAGATCCGGGACCAGGTATCTCAGGTTTTGTGTCAAAAAAAGATATGA